TGGAATCCAAAGCCACTAGTCGGTTTCTACAGGTAGTTAGAACCCTTTTTTTTTTTGGCCGAGAAGAACCGGTGGGTGAAAGATGGTCAACAATGACGATTTCAATGGGGATCATTCGGCTCACGACCACATTGATCATAGCACGCATGGCCAACGACGCCTGGGGCTAGGGGGAACGAAAAGGGGTCGACGTGTTcatcaagatgtgtgtgatatctgGTTGAGTGCCGGGAGGCTGGAAGATCCACCAAGGGCTAGAGACACTGAATACACTGATGAAGTAATGTCTAGCGAGATTACATAACAAACTCAAACTGGCAAGTAGTACTCTTTATATTTTAAAAAGTACAACCTCTAtaccaaaatataagacattttttgcaGTTCATACTAAACTTTAGGTAGTAACAGAAATTATATGAAAAATATGGCCTCAACTTTGACAATTATCCTGTCATGTTCTTTTTGTTGATTCGGTGGAGTTTTTCTTTTTGGCACTTTTCTAGAAGCTTGACAGCTGACTGATGTAACTCAAAAATGGACATGTAAACCAATGGGCCTTTTCTTTTGCTGACATGTAAACCAATGAACTTGATATATCATATAGTAACTGAATATATGTGAGTTTCAGGTCTAACAAGGTAGGAGGATATCTGACAAAATGAATCAACAAGGCTTGTAAAACTCaaaaaacaaccatcacataacatacATCCGCTGGGCACCGTCCGTCCATCCTAAGCTGAGCAGCATTGCTTCTTCTCGCCGCCGttgtcgacgggggcggcgacattGATGGTCTTACCTTCCTTGACCCCAGCAGCCCCTGCCCTGTCCTCCTCGGAGGCCACGGCCTTCTTGCTGACGGTGCGGTAGATGTCGCCGAGGATGAGCTGGAAGGCCTCCTCGACGTTCATGGCCTCGAGCGCGGACGTCTCGATGTAGGAGAGCCCCTCGGCCTCGGCATAGCCGCCCGCGTCGTCGGcggggacagcccggaggtccttgAGGTCGGTCTTGTTGCCGACGAGCATGATCCGGATGTTTGCGTCGGCGTGGTCGCGCAGCTCCTTGAGCCACCGGCTGATGTTCTCGAAGGTGGTGGGCTTGGTGACGTCGTAGACGAGCACCGCCCCGAGCGCGCCCCGGTAGTAGGCGCTCGTGATGGCCCGGTACCGCTCCTGCCCCGCCGTGTCCCAGATCTGCGCCTTGATTATCTTCTCCTCCACCTGCAAACAAAGTCCATAAGAACATGTCAGTTTCAGAGAAAATGTTTTTTTTTCTTCGAAAAGGAGGACCatccccggcctctacatcatTACGATGCAATTTTGTCATGATCTTGCCAAGTTTCAGAGGAAATGTGCAGCTTGGAATAAGATAACAGCAGATTTTGTCATGATCATGGTACACCTCTGTCTATCAGCCTGTTGCTACATACTTACATGATAGGTGTGGGCTAAACAAGGGGCAGAAAGACAAGTTGACAGCGCCACTTGGTCTGCCAGCTACTGAACCGAGTGTGACACTCCTGAAGTTGAAGTTGAAGTTGATTATAGTACTAGAGTTAACACTAATCAATGGTGCTGCAGGTTCCGATCAGACGAGCGAGCGCGCAGCTGGCGTCTAGTCACCATCCAAATTCAACCCAGCAAGCACAAGGATAGGCACGACACGAGCGATCATACTACATGTCGCACGGCTGATTTCCGCCCGAAGCAAGCAACCCGAACACGGCCGGGTTATTAGGATCTCAGCAGGAAAGACAGAGCTTTACTACATACTTCCTCTCCTCtggaaactaatataagagcgtttagatcaccaaAGTAGTAATCCAAACGTTCTTATATTCGTTTACGGAGGGAGTGCTACATACCTGTCATTTTCCCCTTTGCAATGTTAGCCTTCCAACATGGACGCCTTTCC
The sequence above is a segment of the Triticum dicoccoides isolate Atlit2015 ecotype Zavitan chromosome 1A, WEW_v2.0, whole genome shotgun sequence genome. Coding sequences within it:
- the LOC119358342 gene encoding ras-related protein RABA2a-like; this encodes MAGGGRSGRGEEEYDYLFKVVLIGDSGVGKSNLLSRFTRNEFCLESKSTIGVEFATRTLHVEEKIIKAQIWDTAGQERYRAITSAYYRGALGAVLVYDVTKPTTFENISRWLKELRDHADANIRIMLVGNKTDLKDLRAVPADDAGGYAEAEGLSYIETSALEAMNVEEAFQLILGDIYRTVSKKAVASEEDRAGAAGVKEGKTINVAAPVDNGGEKKQCCSA